A genome region from Bacteroides stercoris ATCC 43183 includes the following:
- the thiS gene encoding sulfur carrier protein ThiS encodes MKVSINNKEVETDAVTLLQLTTELSLPAQGVAVAANNRMIPRTEWADYALSEGISIVIIKAACGG; translated from the coding sequence ATGAAAGTATCAATCAACAACAAGGAAGTGGAAACCGATGCCGTTACCCTCTTACAACTCACAACCGAGCTTTCCTTACCGGCGCAGGGCGTGGCCGTTGCTGCCAATAACCGTATGATTCCACGTACGGAATGGGCGGATTATGCTCTGTCCGAAGGAATATCCATCGTAATAATAAAAGCTGCCTGCGGCGGATAG
- a CDS encoding thiazole synthase: MEKLIIAGREFNSRLFLGTGKFNSNEIMEQSILASGTEMVTVAMKRIELDNEEDDMLKHIRHPHIQLLPNTSGVRTAEEAVFAAQMAREAFGTNWLKLEIHPDPRYLLPDSIETLKATEELVKLGFIVLPYCQADPTLCKRLEEAGAATVMPLGAPIGTNKGLQTRDFLRIIIEQANVPVVVDAGIGAPSHAAEAMEMGASACLVNTAIAVADNPVTMAEAFKQAVEAGRMAYEAGLGLQADNFVAEASSPLTAFLDE; the protein is encoded by the coding sequence ATGGAGAAATTAATCATTGCGGGACGCGAATTCAACTCCCGTCTGTTTTTGGGAACGGGAAAATTCAATTCCAATGAAATCATGGAACAGTCCATTCTGGCATCCGGTACGGAAATGGTAACAGTAGCCATGAAGCGTATAGAACTGGATAATGAAGAAGACGATATGCTGAAACATATCCGTCATCCGCATATCCAGCTTCTACCCAATACTTCCGGTGTGCGCACTGCCGAAGAAGCCGTATTTGCCGCGCAAATGGCACGCGAAGCATTCGGAACGAACTGGCTGAAACTGGAAATCCACCCCGACCCGCGTTACCTTCTTCCCGACTCCATCGAAACCTTGAAAGCTACGGAAGAGCTGGTGAAACTGGGTTTCATAGTCCTCCCTTATTGCCAGGCAGACCCCACGCTTTGCAAACGTCTGGAAGAAGCCGGAGCCGCTACCGTCATGCCACTGGGTGCGCCTATCGGCACGAATAAAGGATTACAGACCCGTGACTTCCTTCGGATTATCATCGAGCAGGCAAACGTTCCGGTGGTAGTAGATGCCGGTATCGGTGCTCCCAGCCATGCCGCCGAAGCAATGGAAATGGGCGCTTCCGCCTGCCTGGTCAACACTGCCATTGCCGTAGCGGACAATCCCGTAACTATGGCCGAAGCCTTCAAGCAAGCCGTAGAAGCCGGACGCATGGCCTATGAAGCCGGATTGGGACTGCAAGCCGACAATTTTGTGGCGGAAGCCAGTTCGCCTCTCACTGCATTTCTCGATGAATGA
- a CDS encoding NUDIX hydrolase gives MQNVEQNTPLANNHISVDCVVIGFDGEQLKVLLVKRAGEEEGEVFHDMKLPGSLIYMDEDLDEAAQRVLNELTGLKNVNLMQFKAFGSKNRTTDPRDVHWLERAMQSKVERIVTIAYLSLVKIDRTLNRGLDEYMANWVALPDIKALAFDHNLIIKEAITYIRQYIEFNPSSLFDLLPRKFTASQLRTLYELLYGKQIDVRNFHKKIALMEYVVPLEEKQQGVAHRAARYYRFDKKIYNKVRR, from the coding sequence ATGCAAAACGTGGAACAAAATACGCCATTGGCAAACAATCATATTTCGGTAGACTGTGTGGTGATTGGTTTTGACGGAGAGCAGTTGAAAGTCTTGCTGGTTAAACGTGCCGGAGAAGAAGAGGGTGAAGTCTTCCATGATATGAAGTTGCCCGGCAGTTTGATTTATATGGACGAAGATTTGGACGAAGCCGCCCAGCGGGTTCTGAATGAACTGACGGGACTTAAGAACGTAAATCTGATGCAGTTCAAGGCGTTCGGCTCCAAGAACCGCACCACAGACCCCAGAGACGTGCATTGGCTGGAACGTGCCATGCAGTCCAAAGTAGAGCGCATCGTGACCATCGCTTATCTTTCTCTCGTAAAGATAGACCGTACGCTCAACCGCGGCCTGGACGAGTATATGGCAAATTGGGTTGCCTTGCCGGATATCAAGGCACTGGCTTTCGACCACAACCTTATCATAAAAGAGGCGATAACCTACATCCGCCAGTATATCGAGTTCAACCCGTCCTCTCTTTTCGACCTGCTTCCGCGTAAGTTCACCGCATCCCAGCTCCGTACGCTGTATGAACTCTTGTACGGGAAACAGATAGATGTACGTAATTTCCACAAAAAGATAGCTCTTATGGAGTATGTGGTTCCTTTGGAAGAGAAGCAGCAGGGAGTTGCCCATCGTGCGGCACGGTATTACCGGTTCGACAAGAAGATATATAATAAGGTAAGGCGGTAG
- a CDS encoding ectonucleotide pyrophosphatase/phosphodiesterase, producing the protein MQRFITLAFNTLLLLSLNAATPETHYTVIVSLDGFRWDYPDMYKTPNLDRMAADGVKAVMLPSYPASTFPNHYTLATGLVPDHHGIINNTFWDVKNRRQYSMGDSATRNNPEYYFGEPIWITAQKQGIKTGNMYWVGSDIAIKKSHPTYYRPWNAKPFLTFEQRIDTVLTWLQKPEPERPRLIMLYFEEPDGSGHHNGPCSLPTGAVVQHMDSLVGVLRKKIEALPFGGDINLIVTSDHGMTDISPERVVNINDYVKPEWCEVIDGRTPTSIFSKPEYRDSICNALKKAAHIRVWKKEEIPAELHYGSSDRIGDIVVAPELGWQFTDVARDTKGAHGYFPQSPDMQVMFRAIGPDFKRGYISGGFVNVDIYPLLSHLLQIVPEKTDGRFERIKDILR; encoded by the coding sequence ATGCAAAGATTTATTACACTGGCATTCAACACCTTGCTTTTGCTATCGCTGAATGCGGCAACTCCCGAAACACATTACACCGTTATTGTTTCACTCGACGGTTTTCGCTGGGACTATCCCGACATGTATAAGACTCCCAACCTGGACCGCATGGCGGCAGACGGGGTAAAGGCCGTGATGCTTCCCTCCTATCCTGCCTCTACGTTTCCCAATCACTATACGCTGGCCACGGGATTGGTTCCCGACCATCACGGCATAATCAACAATACTTTTTGGGATGTAAAGAACAGACGCCAGTATTCCATGGGCGACTCCGCCACCCGCAACAACCCGGAATACTATTTTGGGGAACCGATATGGATAACGGCTCAGAAACAAGGCATAAAAACCGGTAATATGTATTGGGTAGGCTCGGACATTGCGATTAAAAAGTCTCATCCCACTTATTACAGACCTTGGAACGCCAAGCCTTTTCTGACTTTTGAACAACGGATAGACACGGTGCTCACCTGGTTGCAAAAGCCCGAACCGGAGCGTCCCAGACTCATCATGCTATATTTTGAAGAGCCCGACGGAAGCGGGCATCACAACGGCCCGTGCAGTTTGCCTACCGGTGCGGTGGTCCAACACATGGACAGCCTTGTGGGGGTATTAAGAAAAAAGATAGAAGCTCTTCCTTTCGGCGGGGACATCAATCTTATCGTCACGTCGGACCACGGCATGACCGACATCAGTCCCGAACGGGTTGTCAACATAAACGATTATGTAAAACCGGAATGGTGCGAAGTGATAGACGGACGTACACCAACTTCCATATTCTCGAAACCGGAATACCGCGACTCTATCTGCAATGCTCTGAAAAAAGCGGCTCACATCCGTGTGTGGAAAAAAGAAGAGATTCCCGCCGAACTGCATTATGGCAGCAGCGACCGTATAGGCGATATCGTAGTGGCTCCGGAACTGGGCTGGCAGTTTACGGACGTGGCACGCGACACCAAAGGCGCTCACGGATATTTTCCCCAAAGCCCCGACATGCAGGTTATGTTTCGGGCCATCGGACCTGATTTCAAGAGAGGTTACATATCCGGAGGATTTGTGAATGTGGACATCTACCCGCTATTGTCGCATCTTCTGCAAATTGTTCCGGAAAAGACGGACGGACGGTTCGAACGGATAAAGGACATATTACGGTGA
- the xylE gene encoding D-xylose transporter XylE, with translation MNYTEKGSKLYLFSIVLVAVIGGLLFGYDTAVISGAEKGLQAFFMGADFEYTDAIHGITSSSALIGCIIGSAVSGFFASGLGRKNSLFLAGILFFLSALGSYYPEFLFFEHGVPSYSLLVAFNFYRVLGGIGVGLASAICPMYIAEIAPSNIRGTLVSWNQFAIIFGQLVVYFVNFLILGSHANPVIDLVNGVNQIMNPEAAAWTTETGWRLMFVSEAVPAGLFALLVLLVPETPRYLAMCGKDERALNVLSRINGSSQAKVILAEIKATTEEKTERLFTYGWMVIFIGIMLSVFQQAVGINAVLYFAPRIFETMGMANPMVQTVLMGVVNILFTLLAVFTVEKWGRKPLLISGSVGMAIGAFGVAMCNVVTGLPAIISVISIMVYSASFMFSWGPICWVLIAEIFPNTIRGAAVAIAVAFQWIFNFIVSSTFLPMYNMRLGEMGDKFGHMFAYALYGIICVAAALFVWKLVPETKGKTLEDMTKLWKKKK, from the coding sequence ATGAATTATACAGAAAAAGGCAGCAAGCTCTATCTCTTTTCGATTGTGCTCGTGGCTGTCATTGGCGGTCTGCTTTTCGGCTACGATACGGCAGTTATCTCCGGCGCAGAAAAGGGACTTCAAGCTTTCTTCATGGGAGCCGATTTTGAATACACAGACGCGATACACGGCATCACATCATCCAGCGCATTGATAGGCTGTATCATAGGTAGCGCCGTTTCCGGCTTTTTCGCTTCCGGATTGGGCCGCAAAAACTCTCTCTTTTTGGCAGGTATCCTGTTCTTCTTGTCGGCGCTGGGTTCCTATTATCCCGAATTCCTGTTCTTTGAACATGGCGTTCCTTCCTATTCTCTTCTGGTGGCTTTCAATTTCTACCGTGTCTTGGGCGGTATAGGTGTGGGGCTGGCTTCCGCCATTTGTCCGATGTACATTGCCGAAATCGCTCCGAGCAACATTCGCGGAACACTGGTATCGTGGAATCAGTTTGCCATTATCTTCGGTCAGTTGGTAGTTTACTTTGTCAACTTCCTTATTCTGGGCAGTCATGCCAATCCGGTGATAGACCTCGTTAACGGAGTAAATCAGATAATGAATCCCGAAGCTGCCGCATGGACCACGGAGACGGGGTGGCGTCTGATGTTCGTCAGCGAAGCCGTTCCTGCCGGACTGTTTGCTCTATTGGTGTTGCTGGTGCCGGAAACGCCGCGTTATCTTGCCATGTGCGGTAAGGACGAAAGGGCGCTGAATGTGTTGAGCCGTATCAACGGCTCTTCTCAGGCAAAGGTAATCCTTGCGGAAATCAAGGCAACTACCGAAGAAAAGACAGAAAGACTCTTTACCTACGGTTGGATGGTTATCTTTATCGGTATCATGCTGAGCGTATTCCAGCAGGCTGTCGGCATCAATGCCGTGCTTTATTTCGCTCCGCGCATATTCGAGACGATGGGCATGGCCAATCCGATGGTACAAACCGTGCTCATGGGCGTTGTCAATATTCTCTTTACCTTGCTGGCTGTGTTCACGGTTGAAAAATGGGGACGCAAACCGCTGCTTATTTCCGGCTCTGTCGGTATGGCGATAGGAGCTTTCGGTGTGGCTATGTGCAACGTCGTAACCGGACTGCCGGCAATAATATCCGTTATCAGCATCATGGTTTACAGCGCTTCGTTCATGTTCAGTTGGGGACCTATCTGCTGGGTACTGATTGCCGAAATCTTCCCGAACACCATCCGTGGCGCTGCGGTAGCCATTGCGGTGGCATTCCAATGGATTTTCAACTTTATTGTTTCGTCTACTTTCCTGCCGATGTACAATATGCGTCTCGGGGAGATGGGCGATAAGTTCGGCCATATGTTTGCATATGCCCTTTATGGGATTATCTGCGTGGCAGCCGCCCTCTTCGTGTGGAAGCTCGTACCCGAAACGAAAGGCAAGACGCTGGAAGATATGACCAAACTTTGGAAGAAAAAGAAATAA
- the fabD gene encoding ACP S-malonyltransferase — protein MKAFVFPGQGAQFVGMGKDLYENSALAKELFEKANDILGYRITDIMFNGTDEDLRQTKVTQPAVFLHSVISALCMGDDFKPEMTAGHSLGEFSALVAAGALSFEDGLKLVYARAMAMQKACEAQPSTMAAIIALPDEKVEEICAQVSAEGEVCVAANYNCPGQIVISGSIEGINKACELMKAAGAKRALPLKVGGAFHSPLMNPAKVELEAAINATEFYTPKCPVYQNVDALPHTDPAEIKKNLVAQLTASVRWTQTVKNMVADGAADFTECGPGAVLQGLIKKIDGGVTAHGIA, from the coding sequence ATGAAAGCATTTGTATTTCCGGGTCAAGGCGCCCAATTCGTAGGAATGGGTAAAGACCTGTACGAAAATTCGGCTTTGGCCAAAGAACTTTTTGAAAAAGCAAATGATATCCTCGGATATCGTATTACAGATATCATGTTCAACGGTACAGACGAAGATTTGCGCCAGACCAAAGTAACACAGCCTGCCGTATTCCTTCACTCCGTAATCTCCGCACTCTGCATGGGCGACGACTTTAAACCCGAAATGACCGCCGGCCACTCACTCGGTGAGTTCTCCGCATTGGTTGCTGCCGGTGCGTTAAGCTTTGAAGACGGCTTGAAGCTGGTTTATGCCCGTGCCATGGCTATGCAGAAAGCCTGTGAAGCACAGCCTTCTACAATGGCTGCCATTATCGCTTTGCCGGATGAAAAAGTGGAAGAAATCTGCGCACAGGTTAGTGCCGAAGGTGAAGTTTGCGTAGCTGCTAACTACAACTGTCCGGGACAAATCGTTATTTCCGGTTCTATCGAAGGCATCAACAAAGCTTGCGAACTGATGAAAGCTGCCGGAGCGAAACGTGCTTTGCCTTTGAAAGTAGGCGGTGCTTTCCACTCTCCGTTGATGAACCCTGCCAAAGTTGAACTGGAAGCGGCTATCAACGCAACCGAGTTCTACACTCCGAAGTGCCCTGTATATCAGAATGTGGATGCCCTTCCTCATACCGACCCTGCTGAAATCAAGAAAAATCTTGTTGCACAATTGACAGCTTCTGTACGCTGGACTCAAACAGTCAAGAATATGGTTGCCGACGGTGCTGCCGACTTCACGGAATGCGGTCCGGGTGCAGTATTGCAAGGACTTATCAAGAAGATTGACGGCGGTGTAACAGCTCACGGCATTGCATAA
- a CDS encoding carbon-nitrogen hydrolase family protein: MDEIKINKVQIRNLQIEDYDQLAQSFTRVYSDGSDVFWTHKQIEKLIRIFPEGQIVTVVDEKIVGCALSIIVNYDDVKNDHTYAQVTGKETFNTHNPKGNILYGIEVFIHPQYRGLRLARRMYEYRKEICETLNLKAIMFGGRIPNYHKYADQLRPKEYIDKVKQKEIYDPVLTFQLSNDFHVRKVMRNYLPNDEESKHYACLLQWDNIYYQAPTQEYVSPKTTVRVGLVQWQMRTYKTLDDLFEQVEFFVDAVSDYKSDFVLFPEYFNAPLMAKFNDEGESEAIRGLAAYTNEIRERFVKLAISYNINIITGSMPLIKEEDGRLYNVGFLCRRDGTYEMYEKIHVTPDEIKSWGLSGGKSLQTFDTDCAKIGVLICYDVEFPELSRIMADQGMQILFVPFLTDTQNAYSRVKVCAHARAIENECFVVIAGSVGNLPRVHNMDIQYAQSGVFTPCDFAFPTDGKRAEATPNTEMILVSDVDLDLLNELHTYGSVRNLKDRRNDLYEVKMKK, from the coding sequence ATGGACGAAATTAAAATTAATAAGGTACAGATACGTAACCTGCAGATAGAAGATTACGACCAGTTGGCACAATCATTCACACGCGTTTATTCGGATGGAAGCGATGTTTTCTGGACGCACAAGCAGATAGAGAAACTCATCCGCATCTTTCCGGAAGGGCAGATTGTAACGGTGGTCGATGAAAAGATAGTGGGGTGTGCACTCTCCATTATCGTGAATTACGACGATGTGAAGAACGACCACACCTATGCCCAGGTTACGGGCAAGGAAACTTTCAATACGCACAATCCCAAAGGAAATATCCTTTACGGCATCGAAGTGTTTATCCATCCGCAATACCGCGGACTGCGCCTGGCACGCCGTATGTACGAATACCGCAAGGAAATCTGCGAAACACTGAATTTGAAAGCCATCATGTTCGGCGGGCGCATCCCCAACTATCATAAGTATGCCGACCAGTTGCGCCCTAAGGAATATATAGATAAGGTAAAGCAGAAGGAGATATACGACCCGGTGCTGACGTTCCAGTTGAGCAACGACTTCCATGTACGCAAGGTGATGCGCAACTATCTTCCCAACGATGAGGAATCCAAGCATTATGCCTGCCTGCTGCAATGGGACAATATCTATTACCAGGCACCTACACAGGAGTATGTAAGTCCGAAAACGACGGTGCGCGTCGGTCTGGTGCAGTGGCAGATGCGTACTTACAAGACGCTGGACGATTTGTTCGAGCAAGTGGAGTTCTTCGTAGATGCCGTTTCCGACTACAAGAGCGACTTCGTTCTCTTCCCCGAATACTTCAATGCGCCGCTGATGGCCAAATTCAATGACGAGGGAGAGTCGGAAGCCATCCGCGGACTGGCGGCTTACACCAACGAAATCAGAGAGCGGTTTGTGAAGCTGGCCATCAGCTACAACATCAATATCATTACGGGCAGCATGCCGCTTATCAAGGAAGAGGACGGACGTTTGTACAACGTAGGTTTCCTTTGTCGCCGCGACGGAACGTACGAAATGTACGAAAAGATACACGTCACTCCTGACGAAATCAAGAGCTGGGGATTGAGTGGCGGCAAATCCTTGCAGACGTTCGATACGGACTGCGCCAAAATCGGTGTGCTGATATGTTATGACGTGGAGTTCCCGGAACTTTCGCGCATCATGGCAGACCAGGGCATGCAGATACTGTTCGTTCCTTTCCTTACCGACACACAGAACGCCTATTCGCGCGTTAAGGTATGCGCCCATGCCCGCGCCATCGAAAACGAGTGTTTTGTGGTCATAGCAGGCAGTGTGGGCAACCTTCCCCGTGTACACAACATGGACATACAGTATGCCCAGTCGGGTGTGTTCACCCCCTGCGACTTCGCTTTCCCTACCGACGGAAAGCGTGCCGAGGCAACTCCGAACACCGAAATGATTCTGGTGTCCGATGTGGATCTGGACTTGCTCAACGAACTGCATACCTATGGCAGCGTCCGCAACCTGAAAGATCGCAGAAACGACTTGTATGAAGTGAAAATGAAGAAGTAA
- a CDS encoding xylulokinase translates to MYLLGYDIGSSSVKASLVNAESGKCVSSAFFPKTEAEIIAVKPGWAEQNPENWWENLKLATQAVLADARVDAADIKAIGISYQMHGLVCVDKDQKVLRPAIIWCDSRAVPYGQKAFETLGEELCLSHLLNSPGNFTASKLAWIKENEPAVYEKIYKIMLPGDYIAMKLSGTICTTVSGLSEGMFWDFKNNRVADFLMKYYGFDSSLIADIRPTFSEQGRVNAAAAQELGLKEGTPVTYRAGDQPNNALSLNVFNPGEIASTAGTSGVVYGVNGEVNYDPKSRVNTFAHVNHTAEQTRLGVLLCINGTGILNSWVKRTVAPEGVSYSDMNVLAAQAPIGSAGISILPFGNGAERMLENRETGCSIQGINFNQHGKQHIIRAAQEGIVFSFKYGIDIMEQMGIPVQKIHAGKANMFLSPLFRETLAGVTGAVIELYDTDGSVGAAKGAGIGAGIYKDNNEAFATLEKLEIIEPGQADRQAYADAYARWKQYLMQSLRPA, encoded by the coding sequence ATGTATTTATTAGGATATGACATCGGCAGCTCGTCCGTTAAAGCGAGCTTGGTAAATGCAGAAAGCGGTAAGTGCGTATCTTCCGCGTTCTTCCCGAAGACGGAAGCGGAAATCATAGCCGTGAAGCCGGGATGGGCGGAACAGAACCCTGAAAACTGGTGGGAAAACCTGAAGCTGGCAACGCAAGCCGTATTGGCGGATGCGCGTGTGGATGCGGCAGACATCAAAGCCATCGGTATCTCTTACCAGATGCACGGATTGGTGTGCGTGGACAAAGACCAAAAGGTATTGCGTCCTGCAATCATCTGGTGCGATTCCAGAGCCGTTCCTTACGGACAAAAAGCATTTGAAACGCTGGGCGAGGAGTTATGCCTCTCGCATCTGCTCAACTCTCCGGGTAACTTCACCGCGTCCAAACTTGCCTGGATAAAGGAGAATGAACCGGCTGTCTATGAAAAGATATACAAGATTATGCTGCCGGGCGATTATATTGCCATGAAACTGAGCGGTACAATCTGCACTACAGTCTCCGGACTGTCCGAAGGCATGTTCTGGGATTTCAAGAACAACCGGGTAGCAGACTTCCTGATGAAATATTACGGTTTCGATTCCTCGCTGATAGCCGACATCAGACCTACATTCTCCGAGCAAGGCCGTGTAAACGCCGCTGCCGCACAGGAGTTGGGTCTGAAAGAGGGAACGCCTGTCACATACCGTGCCGGCGACCAACCCAACAACGCATTGTCGCTGAATGTATTCAACCCCGGTGAAATAGCATCCACAGCGGGTACTTCGGGGGTGGTTTACGGTGTGAACGGTGAGGTGAACTACGACCCGAAATCGCGTGTCAATACCTTTGCGCACGTCAATCACACGGCGGAACAAACCCGTCTCGGCGTACTTTTGTGCATCAACGGTACGGGTATCCTCAACTCGTGGGTGAAACGCACCGTTGCTCCCGAAGGCGTTTCTTACAGTGACATGAATGTTCTTGCCGCCCAGGCGCCTATCGGAAGCGCCGGTATCAGCATCCTGCCTTTTGGCAACGGTGCCGAACGTATGCTGGAGAACAGGGAAACGGGCTGTTCCATTCAAGGAATCAACTTCAACCAGCACGGCAAGCAACATATTATCCGTGCGGCACAGGAAGGTATCGTATTCTCTTTCAAGTATGGTATCGACATTATGGAGCAGATGGGTATTCCCGTACAGAAAATCCATGCGGGCAAAGCCAATATGTTCCTCAGTCCGCTGTTCCGCGAAACGCTGGCAGGCGTAACGGGTGCCGTTATCGAACTGTACGACACCGACGGTTCGGTAGGTGCAGCCAAAGGTGCAGGTATCGGTGCGGGCATCTATAAAGACAACAACGAAGCCTTTGCTACGCTCGAGAAGCTCGAAATCATCGAGCCCGGACAAGCCGACCGTCAGGCATATGCCGATGCCTATGCGCGCTGGAAACAATATCTGATGCAGAGCTTACGGCCTGCTTAA
- the xylA gene encoding xylose isomerase has product MATKEYFPGIGKIKFEGKESKNPMAFRYYDAEKVIMGKKMKDWLKFSMAWWHTLCAEGGDQFGGGTKHFPWNGDADKLQAAKNKMDAGFEFMQKMGIEYYCFHDVDLCDEADTIEEYEANLKAIVAYAKQKQEETGIKLLWGTANVFGHARYMNGAATNPDFDVVARAAVQIKNAIDATIELGGSNYVFWGGREGYMSLLNTDQKREKEHLAQMLTIARDYARARGFKGTFLIEPKPMEPTKHQYDADTETVVGFLKAHGLDKDFKVNIEVNHATLAGHTFEHELAVAVDNGMLGSIDANRGDYQNGWDTDQFPIDNYELTQAMMQIIRNGGFGDGGTNFDAKTRRNSTDLEDIFIAHIAGMDVMARALESAAKLLEESPYKKMLADRYASFDSGKGKEFEEGKLTLEDVVAYAKANGEPKQTSGKQELYEAIVNMYC; this is encoded by the coding sequence ATGGCAACAAAAGAGTATTTTCCCGGAATAGGAAAAATCAAATTCGAAGGCAAAGAAAGTAAGAATCCTATGGCATTCCGCTACTACGATGCGGAAAAAGTAATCATGGGCAAGAAGATGAAAGATTGGTTGAAGTTCTCTATGGCATGGTGGCATACACTCTGTGCAGAGGGTGGTGACCAGTTCGGCGGCGGAACGAAACATTTCCCCTGGAACGGTGATGCCGATAAACTGCAGGCTGCCAAGAACAAAATGGATGCTGGTTTCGAGTTCATGCAGAAAATGGGCATCGAATATTACTGCTTCCACGATGTTGACCTTTGCGACGAGGCCGATACAATCGAAGAGTACGAAGCAAACCTGAAAGCCATCGTTGCATACGCCAAGCAAAAGCAGGAGGAAACAGGTATCAAACTGTTGTGGGGTACTGCCAACGTATTCGGTCATGCACGTTACATGAACGGTGCCGCCACCAATCCCGACTTTGACGTTGTGGCCCGCGCTGCCGTTCAAATCAAGAATGCCATTGACGCAACAATCGAACTGGGCGGTTCGAACTACGTGTTCTGGGGTGGACGCGAAGGCTATATGTCTTTGCTGAATACCGACCAGAAGCGCGAAAAGGAACACCTTGCACAGATGCTGACCATTGCACGCGACTATGCCCGTGCACGCGGCTTCAAAGGTACGTTCCTGATTGAGCCGAAGCCGATGGAACCGACCAAGCATCAATATGACGCAGACACGGAAACGGTTGTCGGCTTCCTGAAGGCCCACGGTTTGGATAAAGATTTCAAAGTGAACATCGAAGTGAACCACGCCACACTGGCAGGCCATACTTTCGAACACGAACTTGCCGTGGCAGTAGACAACGGTATGCTGGGTTCTATCGATGCCAACCGCGGTGACTACCAGAACGGCTGGGATACAGACCAGTTCCCTATCGACAACTACGAGCTGACACAAGCCATGATGCAAATTATCCGCAACGGCGGCTTCGGTGACGGCGGTACAAACTTCGACGCCAAGACACGCCGTAACTCTACCGACCTTGAGGACATCTTCATTGCTCACATCGCAGGTATGGACGTAATGGCACGTGCATTGGAAAGCGCAGCCAAACTGCTCGAAGAGTCTCCTTACAAGAAGATGCTTGCCGACCGCTACGCTTCTTTCGACAGCGGCAAGGGTAAGGAATTCGAGGAAGGCAAGCTGACACTGGAAGATGTCGTAGCCTACGCAAAAGCTAACGGCGAACCGAAACAGACCAGCGGCAAACAAGAATTGTACGAAGCAATCGTAAATATGTATTGCTGA
- a CDS encoding thiamine phosphate synthase, with protein sequence MEKVQFITHYTERYSYLDSARMALEGGCRWIQLRMKDAAENEILPVAAEVRKLCNDYGAIFIIDDHVELVKEIRADGVHLGKNDMPVAEARRILGEEYIIGGTANTYEDVKKHWLDGVNYIGCGPFRYTTTKQKLSPILGLEGYKEIIRQMRADNINLPIIAIGGITFADIPSVMQTGVTGIALSGTVLRADNPVEEMQRILTETNQAGKINQTANY encoded by the coding sequence ATGGAAAAGGTTCAGTTCATTACACATTATACCGAAAGGTATTCTTACCTCGACTCCGCCCGCATGGCTTTGGAAGGCGGTTGCCGCTGGATACAGCTGCGCATGAAAGATGCGGCGGAAAACGAAATACTGCCCGTAGCCGCGGAAGTTCGAAAGCTCTGCAACGATTATGGCGCCATATTCATCATCGACGACCACGTGGAACTGGTAAAGGAAATCCGGGCGGATGGCGTGCATCTCGGCAAGAACGATATGCCCGTTGCCGAAGCGCGACGCATACTCGGAGAGGAATATATCATAGGCGGTACAGCCAACACGTACGAAGACGTAAAGAAACATTGGCTCGACGGAGTAAATTACATCGGCTGCGGACCGTTCAGATATACCACCACCAAGCAGAAACTCAGCCCTATTCTGGGTTTGGAAGGATATAAAGAAATTATCCGTCAAATGCGGGCGGATAATATCAACCTGCCTATCATCGCTATCGGCGGGATTACTTTTGCCGATATTCCGTCTGTCATGCAGACAGGCGTTACGGGCATCGCCCTTTCGGGCACGGTGCTGCGGGCGGATAATCCGGTGGAAGAGATGCAAAGGATTCTTACGGAAACCAATCAGGCAGGCAAAATCAACCAAACAGCCAATTACTGA